Proteins encoded together in one Streptomyces sp. B1I3 window:
- a CDS encoding DUF5326 family protein, with translation MRELFAGMPWWVKWVAVPLIAIVVFGGLIASVVGFVIGLLFKALVFVVLVGGLIFVVRKFTASSSRSDW, from the coding sequence ATGCGGGAGCTTTTCGCGGGAATGCCCTGGTGGGTGAAGTGGGTCGCGGTGCCTCTCATCGCGATCGTCGTGTTCGGCGGTCTGATCGCCAGTGTGGTCGGCTTCGTCATCGGGCTGCTGTTCAAGGCGCTCGTCTTCGTCGTCCTGGTCGGTGGTCTGATCTTCGTCGTACGCAAGTTCACGGCATCCTCCTCGCGCAGCGACTGGTAG
- a CDS encoding cupin domain-containing protein, with the protein MKAFRLDELEAERAANDGAYLQFLRERNMSVGLYALDAGALDPQQPHQQDEVYLVVSGRASITVGTETTQVGRGSVVYVPAGAAHKFHHITEDLRVMVVFSPPES; encoded by the coding sequence ATGAAGGCATTCAGACTGGACGAGCTGGAGGCGGAGCGTGCCGCCAACGACGGCGCCTATCTGCAGTTCCTCCGGGAGCGCAACATGTCCGTCGGCCTGTACGCCCTGGACGCCGGAGCGCTCGACCCTCAGCAACCTCACCAGCAGGACGAGGTCTATCTGGTGGTCAGCGGGCGGGCCTCGATCACGGTCGGCACGGAGACCACCCAGGTGGGCAGGGGGAGCGTCGTGTACGTGCCCGCCGGGGCCGCCCACAAGTTCCACCACATCACCGAGGACCTCCGGGTGATGGTGGTCTTCTCTCCACCGGAGAGCTGA
- a CDS encoding phage holin family protein, with protein sequence MKNFVVKTTANAGALAVAIWLLDDITLTGDDAGRKALTLIVVALLFGLVNFVVKPVVQLLTLPLFILTLGLITLVVNALMLMLTSWLAGVLDLDFHVDGFWTAVLGGLIISVVSWALNVALPDED encoded by the coding sequence ATGAAGAATTTCGTAGTCAAGACGACGGCCAACGCAGGGGCGCTGGCCGTGGCCATCTGGCTGCTCGACGACATCACGCTGACCGGTGACGACGCGGGCCGCAAGGCACTCACGCTGATCGTCGTGGCGCTGCTCTTCGGCTTGGTCAATTTCGTCGTCAAGCCGGTGGTGCAGTTGCTCACCCTCCCCTTGTTCATCCTGACCCTCGGGCTGATCACCCTGGTGGTCAACGCCCTGATGCTGATGCTGACGTCATGGCTGGCCGGCGTCTTGGACCTGGACTTCCACGTCGACGGCTTCTGGACGGCGGTACTGGGCGGGCTGATCATCTCGGTCGTGTCCTGGGCCCTGAACGTAGCGCTCCCCGACGAGGACTGA
- a CDS encoding cystathionine gamma-lyase, translating to MSTTGDGTRAVRAGLPAPEQYEPTLPGPVFAAHFHLSGEPVGPYTYGRETNPTWTLLERAISELEAPGEQVETTVFASGMAAVSGVLLSQARTGDVVVLPDDGYQALPLVREQLEAYGVEVRTAPTGGDAQLGALDGAKLLWIETPSNPGLDVCDIRRLVTAAHAAGALVAVDNTLATPLGQRPLELGADFSVASDTKGMTGHGDILLGHVTSRDPQLSAGVRRWRKVAGAIPGPMEAWLAHRSLATLQLRIDRQCTTALALAQALAERTDVAGLRYPGLPGDPAYPVAARQMRRFGSVVSFVLADKETAERFLSGLRLVDDATSFGGVRSTAERRARWGGDAVPEGFVRFSVGAEDPADLLADVERALDEAAR from the coding sequence ATGAGCACCACTGGCGACGGAACACGGGCCGTGAGGGCGGGACTGCCCGCACCGGAGCAGTACGAGCCCACCCTGCCGGGCCCCGTCTTCGCCGCCCACTTCCATCTGTCCGGCGAACCCGTGGGCCCGTACACCTACGGGCGTGAGACGAATCCGACGTGGACCCTTCTGGAGCGGGCCATCAGTGAGCTGGAGGCACCGGGGGAGCAGGTCGAGACGACCGTCTTCGCCTCCGGCATGGCGGCCGTCTCGGGCGTGCTGCTGTCCCAGGCACGCACCGGCGACGTCGTGGTCCTGCCGGACGACGGCTACCAGGCGCTCCCCCTGGTGAGGGAGCAGCTGGAGGCGTACGGCGTGGAGGTGCGCACCGCCCCGACCGGTGGCGACGCCCAGCTCGGAGCCCTCGACGGCGCGAAGCTGCTGTGGATCGAGACTCCGTCCAACCCCGGGCTCGACGTCTGCGACATCCGCAGGCTCGTCACCGCCGCGCACGCGGCGGGTGCACTCGTCGCGGTCGACAACACCCTGGCCACCCCGCTCGGGCAGCGCCCGCTGGAGCTGGGTGCGGACTTCTCGGTGGCCAGTGACACCAAGGGCATGACCGGCCACGGTGACATCCTGCTCGGCCATGTGACCTCCCGCGATCCGCAGCTCTCCGCCGGCGTACGGCGCTGGCGCAAGGTGGCCGGTGCGATCCCCGGCCCCATGGAGGCCTGGCTCGCGCACCGCTCGCTGGCCACCCTCCAGCTGCGGATCGACCGGCAGTGCACGACCGCGCTGGCCCTTGCGCAGGCGCTGGCCGAACGCACCGACGTGGCGGGGCTGCGCTACCCGGGACTCCCCGGCGACCCTGCGTATCCGGTCGCCGCGCGGCAGATGCGGCGCTTCGGTTCCGTCGTCTCCTTCGTCCTCGCGGACAAGGAGACCGCCGAGCGCTTCCTGTCGGGGCTGCGGCTCGTCGACGACGCGACGAGCTTCGGCGGAGTGCGCTCCACCGCCGAGCGCCGGGCACGATGGGGCGGGGACGCCGTACCGGAAGGCTTCGTACGGTTCTCGGTCGGCGCCGAGGACCCCGCAGACCTGCTGGCTGACGTGGAACGGGCGCTGGACGAAGCCGCGCGCTGA
- a CDS encoding NUDIX domain-containing protein, with product MTERPVVKRTARAVLLDGDDLILIKRTKPGVDPYWVTPGGGVEPEDDTVIDALHREVDEELGAKIVDVVPCFVDTVEHIESGGIKGVKVQHFFVCRLESMDPSRRHGPEIDEPCGEYEIVRVPFSRVGIAAVHLVPLSLRHYLDGNIEGVRAMQAPDLG from the coding sequence ATGACCGAACGTCCTGTGGTCAAGCGCACCGCACGCGCCGTCCTGCTCGATGGCGACGACCTCATCCTCATCAAGCGCACCAAGCCCGGGGTCGACCCCTACTGGGTCACGCCGGGTGGCGGGGTCGAGCCCGAGGACGACACCGTCATCGACGCTCTGCACCGCGAGGTCGACGAAGAACTCGGCGCCAAGATCGTCGACGTCGTTCCCTGCTTCGTCGACACCGTCGAACACATCGAGAGCGGCGGGATCAAAGGCGTGAAGGTGCAGCACTTCTTCGTCTGCCGCCTGGAGTCGATGGACCCGTCGCGCCGGCACGGCCCGGAGATCGATGAACCATGTGGGGAGTACGAGATCGTCCGTGTCCCCTTCAGCAGGGTCGGGATCGCGGCCGTGCACCTGGTACCCCTGTCCCTGCGGCACTACCTCGACGGGAACATCGAGGGCGTGCGGGCGATGCAGGCACCTGACCTGGGCTGA
- a CDS encoding DUF2269 domain-containing protein — protein MKPLKRSVRRSVLVAHVAVSVSWLGLTIGLLALGLAAFLTQDTSLAQAATRSMKIFGDWLVVPVALLSLVSGVVLALGTPWGLARHRWVWTKFWLTSITAGLSIFSLRPGIDEAAARGAADIDLVIAPSVATTTYFFITAISVVKPWGLTRRGRRLRTAADPAARASSRSAT, from the coding sequence GTGAAACCACTCAAGCGTTCCGTACGCCGAAGCGTCCTCGTCGCCCATGTTGCAGTGTCCGTGAGCTGGCTGGGCCTGACGATCGGGCTGCTGGCTCTCGGGCTCGCGGCGTTCCTCACCCAGGACACCTCGTTGGCGCAGGCGGCCACGCGCTCGATGAAGATCTTCGGGGACTGGCTTGTCGTGCCGGTGGCGCTGCTGTCGCTCGTCAGCGGCGTGGTGCTGGCACTCGGCACCCCGTGGGGGCTGGCGAGGCACCGCTGGGTGTGGACCAAGTTCTGGTTGACGTCGATCACTGCGGGGCTGTCGATCTTCTCGCTCCGCCCGGGCATCGACGAGGCCGCGGCCCGGGGTGCAGCGGACATCGATCTGGTCATCGCACCGTCGGTGGCCACGACCACTTACTTCTTCATCACCGCGATCTCGGTGGTGAAGCCCTGGGGATTGACTCGGCGCGGCCGACGCCTGCGTACGGCGGCCGACCCGGCCGCAAGGGCGAGCTCCCGCTCTGCGACGTGA
- a CDS encoding MFS transporter has product MPLALLALAIGAFGIGTTEFVIMGLLPDIAADFQVSIPTTGLLVTGYALGVVLGAPLMTVLGTRFTRKHMLMMLMGLFIVGNVVSALAPVFGVMLAGRVIASLAHGAFFGIGSVVAAGLVAPEKKAGAIAMMFTGLTVANVVGVPLGTFIGQSAGWRVTFFVVAGLGVLGLLGVAKLVPEQPRPEGVRIGLELAAFRNVQVLLAMAMTVLGFGGVFAAITYITPMMTETTGYASSSVTWLLVLFGLGMVGGNLIGGAFADRRLMPMLYVSLGALAVVLALFTLTAHDKFAAAVTIVLIGGLGFATVPPLQKRVLDQAAGAPTLASAVNIGAFNLGNALSAWLGGVVIAAGFGYTAPTWVGAALAASALLLALLSGALERRGGTSGQVVTGHTPEPVPATAGRS; this is encoded by the coding sequence ATGCCACTCGCCCTCCTCGCCCTCGCCATCGGGGCATTCGGTATCGGAACCACCGAGTTCGTGATCATGGGGTTGCTTCCCGACATCGCGGCGGACTTCCAGGTCTCGATCCCGACCACAGGTCTTCTTGTCACGGGCTACGCCCTCGGGGTGGTCCTCGGCGCCCCGCTGATGACCGTGCTGGGAACCCGGTTCACCCGCAAGCACATGCTCATGATGCTGATGGGGCTGTTCATCGTGGGCAACGTGGTGTCCGCGCTCGCCCCCGTCTTCGGCGTGATGCTCGCCGGACGCGTGATCGCCTCACTCGCCCACGGGGCCTTCTTCGGCATCGGCTCGGTCGTGGCAGCAGGGCTGGTCGCACCGGAGAAGAAGGCGGGCGCCATCGCCATGATGTTCACCGGACTCACCGTCGCCAACGTCGTCGGTGTTCCCCTCGGCACCTTCATCGGGCAGAGTGCCGGCTGGCGGGTCACCTTCTTCGTCGTGGCCGGACTCGGCGTGCTGGGCCTCCTCGGGGTGGCGAAGCTCGTCCCCGAGCAGCCGAGGCCCGAAGGCGTACGGATCGGCCTGGAACTGGCGGCTTTCCGTAACGTCCAGGTACTGCTCGCCATGGCGATGACGGTCCTCGGCTTCGGCGGCGTATTCGCGGCCATCACCTACATCACCCCGATGATGACCGAGACCACCGGTTACGCGTCGTCCTCCGTGACCTGGCTGCTGGTCCTCTTCGGGCTCGGCATGGTCGGTGGCAACCTGATCGGCGGCGCATTCGCCGACCGCCGTCTGATGCCGATGCTGTACGTCTCACTCGGGGCTCTCGCCGTCGTCCTGGCCCTGTTCACGCTGACCGCCCACGACAAGTTCGCCGCCGCCGTCACCATCGTCCTCATCGGCGGCCTGGGCTTCGCGACGGTACCCCCGCTGCAGAAGCGAGTCCTGGATCAGGCCGCAGGGGCACCCACCCTCGCTTCGGCCGTCAACATCGGTGCCTTCAACCTGGGTAACGCGCTCTCGGCCTGGCTTGGAGGTGTGGTCATCGCGGCCGGGTTCGGCTACACCGCGCCCACCTGGGTCGGCGCTGCCCTGGCAGCCTCGGCTCTGCTCCTGGCCCTGCTGTCCGGTGCGCTCGAGCGCCGCGGGGGCACGTCCGGCCAGGTGGTCACCGGGCACACCCCCGAGCCCGTCCCGGCCACCGCCGGACGCAGCTGA
- a CDS encoding MarR family winged helix-turn-helix transcriptional regulator codes for MTATDPALTALSQSWCALSLLHGKIEARIERALQSHHGLSVREYSLLDVLSRQHSGAGGHLQMKQVADAVVLSQSATTRLVTRLEDRGLLTRYLCDTDRRGIYTDVTEAGLALLDAARPTNDTALRAALDDAARSPELAPLVRTVEALNVPA; via the coding sequence ATGACCGCGACGGACCCAGCGCTGACGGCTCTCTCCCAGAGCTGGTGCGCCCTCTCCCTGCTCCACGGGAAGATCGAGGCCCGCATCGAACGGGCTCTCCAGTCCCACCACGGCCTCAGCGTGCGCGAGTACTCACTGCTCGACGTGCTGAGCCGCCAGCACAGCGGGGCGGGTGGTCACCTGCAGATGAAACAGGTGGCCGACGCTGTGGTCCTGAGCCAGAGCGCCACCACCAGGCTGGTCACCCGGCTCGAGGACCGCGGGCTTCTCACCCGGTACCTGTGCGACACGGACCGGCGGGGCATCTACACCGATGTCACGGAAGCCGGGCTCGCGCTGCTCGATGCGGCGCGGCCGACCAACGACACCGCTCTGCGCGCCGCTCTCGACGACGCGGCCAGGAGTCCGGAGCTGGCCCCTCTGGTGCGTACGGTCGAGGCGCTCAACGTCCCCGCCTGA
- a CDS encoding GNAT family N-acetyltransferase: MNDLEIRHAALSDVPAIVAMLADDPLGARRESPDDLTPYHAAFRRLADDQNQHLVVAVRDDQVVGTLQLTVVPGLSRRGSTRSIIEAVRIHAGERGSGLGTQLIQWAVDESRRQGCQLVQLTSDATRTDAHRFYERLGFTASHVGFKLTL; encoded by the coding sequence ATGAACGATCTTGAGATACGTCATGCCGCGCTCTCCGACGTGCCGGCCATCGTGGCCATGCTCGCCGACGACCCGCTCGGTGCCCGACGCGAGTCACCGGACGACCTCACGCCGTACCACGCCGCCTTCCGCCGGCTCGCAGATGACCAGAACCAGCACCTGGTCGTCGCCGTGCGCGACGACCAGGTCGTGGGGACCTTGCAGCTCACCGTCGTGCCCGGGCTGTCCCGCCGCGGATCGACCCGTTCGATCATCGAGGCCGTCCGCATCCATGCCGGTGAGCGCGGCAGTGGTCTCGGCACCCAGCTCATCCAGTGGGCAGTCGACGAGTCCCGGCGCCAGGGTTGCCAGCTGGTGCAACTGACGTCCGACGCCACCCGCACCGACGCCCACCGCTTCTACGAGCGGCTCGGCTTCACCGCAAGCCACGTGGGGTTCAAGCTCACCCTCTGA
- a CDS encoding winged helix DNA-binding domain-containing protein, protein MHRIDDEQRRTRLGRRHLLAPSVRVDSVVTVADAVVALHATDAATVHLSACARLAQPQVEAVERALYDDVSLVRLLSMRNTLFAVSKEIAPFVDAANARAVAAKERRNLLKHLREDGNGLDERWLTEVEQAALAALTARGHATGSELAAAVPAMRTKITVFPGSRQETVQGVASRIIRLLAADGHIRRDRPRGSWTSSQFRWTAAESWAASDTAEAQAELARRWLRSYGPATEADLKWWTGWGLRETRRALAAAGGEEVLLDNGATGWVAAGDHAPEPPTEPWAALLPGLDPSAMGWADRGFHLSPAHRAALFDRAGNIGPTVWWNGSIVGGWAQRADGEMVWRLLSDVGRDAADLIEAEASRLSSWVGDARITPRFRTPLERELTS, encoded by the coding sequence ATGCACCGCATCGATGACGAACAACGCCGGACCAGGCTCGGCAGACGGCACCTGCTGGCCCCGTCCGTGCGCGTGGACTCCGTCGTGACGGTCGCGGACGCCGTCGTGGCTCTGCACGCCACCGACGCCGCCACGGTCCATCTCTCCGCATGCGCCAGGCTGGCGCAGCCGCAGGTGGAAGCGGTGGAACGTGCCCTGTACGACGACGTGTCACTGGTACGGCTGCTCTCGATGCGGAACACCCTGTTCGCCGTTTCCAAGGAGATCGCACCGTTCGTCGACGCGGCGAACGCGCGGGCGGTGGCGGCGAAGGAGCGCCGCAATCTCCTCAAGCATCTGCGGGAGGACGGCAACGGCCTCGACGAGCGCTGGCTCACCGAGGTCGAACAGGCCGCCCTCGCCGCCCTGACCGCCCGGGGTCACGCGACGGGGAGCGAGCTCGCTGCCGCCGTCCCGGCGATGCGTACGAAGATCACGGTCTTCCCCGGTTCCCGGCAGGAGACCGTGCAGGGGGTCGCCTCACGCATCATCCGTCTGCTGGCCGCCGACGGACACATCCGGCGCGACCGGCCACGCGGTTCCTGGACCTCCAGCCAGTTCCGCTGGACGGCAGCGGAATCGTGGGCGGCCTCGGACACGGCCGAGGCGCAGGCGGAACTGGCACGGCGCTGGCTCCGCTCCTACGGCCCCGCCACGGAAGCCGACCTGAAGTGGTGGACCGGATGGGGCCTCCGTGAGACACGCAGGGCGCTGGCTGCCGCGGGTGGCGAGGAAGTACTGCTCGACAACGGAGCCACCGGCTGGGTCGCTGCAGGAGATCACGCCCCCGAACCACCTACGGAGCCCTGGGCCGCCCTCCTCCCCGGTCTCGACCCGAGCGCGATGGGCTGGGCCGACCGCGGCTTCCACCTGTCGCCGGCTCACCGTGCCGCGCTCTTCGACCGCGCCGGAAACATCGGGCCCACGGTGTGGTGGAACGGCAGCATCGTGGGCGGCTGGGCGCAGCGGGCGGACGGCGAGATGGTGTGGCGGCTGCTGTCCGACGTGGGCCGGGACGCCGCGGACCTCATCGAGGCCGAGGCGTCACGGCTCTCTTCGTGGGTGGGCGACGCCCGGATCACTCCACGTTTCCGTACCCCTCTGGAACGCGAACTGACGTCCTGA
- a CDS encoding serine hydrolase, which produces MTSSEELLPGTRRALLHRIATAQSEGRTPSLVAAVQRGGRIVWSGARSCVNGHAPDGDTQYRIGSITKTFTAVLVLRLRDEGLLDLDDRLEKHLPDAGVDDVTIHQLLAHSAGLGAETPAPWWERTPGTDRPTLADVLGERPQLHSAGRLHHYSNPGYTLLGALVERLRGESWAEVLRREILEPLGMDRTTPQAQPPHAGGWAVHPWADVMLPEPAEDLGLMAPAGQLWSTTTDLLRFAAFLERGDERVLSTSSVSEMRAPAAPSEAGDLAGAYGLGLQVVRRESRTLLGHSGSLPGFLAALWFSVEDDVAAVVLSNATSGPLTTAVAADLVGIVADAEPRIPEPWRPLPEIDDELLALTGPWYWGTHVHTLKLVADRGLELRPLRGAGRGARFQARPDGTWVGLDGYYTGETLRVMRAEDGTVDHLDLGSFVFTREPYDPSAAVPGGVHEGGWQGLAP; this is translated from the coding sequence ATGACCTCTTCCGAAGAACTGCTTCCCGGCACCCGTCGTGCTCTGCTCCATCGCATCGCCACCGCGCAGTCCGAAGGCCGCACCCCCTCACTTGTCGCCGCAGTGCAGCGGGGCGGGCGCATCGTGTGGAGCGGCGCGCGCAGCTGCGTGAACGGCCATGCGCCCGACGGCGACACGCAGTACAGGATCGGTTCGATCACCAAGACGTTCACCGCCGTGCTGGTGCTGCGTCTGCGTGATGAGGGACTGCTCGATCTGGACGACCGGCTGGAGAAGCACCTGCCGGACGCGGGGGTCGATGACGTGACGATCCACCAGCTGCTGGCCCACAGCGCGGGACTGGGGGCGGAGACGCCTGCGCCCTGGTGGGAGAGGACCCCCGGAACCGACCGGCCGACACTGGCGGATGTCCTCGGCGAGCGGCCGCAGTTGCATTCCGCCGGCCGTTTGCACCACTACTCGAATCCCGGGTACACGCTCCTCGGCGCTCTCGTCGAGAGGCTGCGCGGTGAGTCGTGGGCCGAGGTGCTGCGTCGGGAGATCCTCGAACCACTGGGTATGGACCGTACGACTCCGCAGGCGCAGCCTCCGCACGCGGGTGGCTGGGCTGTGCATCCGTGGGCCGATGTCATGCTTCCCGAACCGGCTGAGGACCTCGGGCTGATGGCGCCGGCCGGTCAGCTCTGGTCCACGACCACGGACCTTCTCCGCTTCGCGGCGTTCCTCGAAAGGGGTGACGAACGGGTACTCAGCACCTCCTCGGTCAGCGAGATGCGTGCTCCCGCAGCGCCTTCGGAAGCAGGTGACTTGGCCGGTGCGTACGGACTCGGCCTCCAGGTCGTACGGCGGGAGAGCCGTACGCTCCTCGGCCATTCGGGGTCGCTGCCCGGGTTCCTGGCCGCGCTGTGGTTCAGCGTCGAGGACGACGTCGCCGCGGTGGTGCTGTCCAACGCCACCTCCGGCCCGCTCACCACTGCGGTCGCCGCGGATCTGGTAGGGATCGTCGCCGACGCGGAACCGAGGATCCCTGAGCCCTGGCGCCCCTTGCCGGAGATCGACGACGAGCTGCTCGCCCTGACGGGCCCCTGGTACTGGGGCACGCACGTGCACACCCTGAAACTCGTGGCGGACCGAGGTCTCGAGCTGCGACCGTTGCGCGGGGCCGGTCGCGGCGCGCGGTTCCAGGCGCGGCCGGACGGCACCTGGGTCGGTCTCGACGGGTACTACACGGGGGAGACCCTGCGCGTGATGCGGGCCGAGGACGGCACGGTGGATCACCTCGACCTGGGCTCTTTCGTCTTCACCCGGGAGCCCTACGACCCGTCAGCAGCCGTTCCAGGCGGTGTGCACGAGGGTGGCTGGCAAGGGCTCGCCCCCTGA
- a CDS encoding dihydrofolate reductase family protein, whose protein sequence is MRKLTYFVACSIDGFIGDPDGDATSMMSFLSEEFLGFLTSEYPETVAVQGRKVLGIDGAENRHFDTVIQGRSSYQLALDAGITSPYGHLRELVASRTLEAPDPQVEIVSEDVVGRIRALKSEESPRGIWLCGGSQLAGELIDEIDEIVIKTYPQVYGSGMPMFGAEFAVTDFALQNVRTFDNGILVRTYSRRR, encoded by the coding sequence ATGCGAAAGCTCACCTACTTCGTCGCGTGCTCGATCGACGGCTTCATCGGGGACCCGGACGGCGACGCCACGTCGATGATGTCCTTCCTCAGCGAGGAATTCCTCGGGTTCCTCACCTCGGAGTACCCGGAGACGGTGGCCGTGCAGGGACGCAAGGTGCTCGGTATCGACGGGGCGGAGAACCGGCATTTCGACACGGTGATCCAGGGCAGGTCCAGCTATCAGCTGGCACTGGACGCGGGGATCACCAGCCCGTACGGCCACCTGAGGGAACTGGTGGCTTCGCGGACTCTGGAGGCCCCCGATCCTCAGGTGGAGATCGTCTCCGAGGACGTGGTCGGGCGGATCAGGGCGCTCAAGTCGGAGGAGAGCCCACGGGGCATCTGGCTCTGCGGAGGTTCCCAGCTGGCCGGAGAGCTGATCGACGAGATCGACGAGATCGTCATCAAGACCTATCCCCAGGTCTACGGCTCCGGGATGCCGATGTTCGGGGCGGAGTTCGCCGTCACGGACTTCGCCCTGCAGAACGTTCGTACCTTCGACAACGGCATCCTTGTCAGGACCTACAGCCGCAGGCGCTGA
- the dnaB gene encoding replicative DNA helicase — MDDPWTDIGPSDRLPVSRQRRGEGSRGRDEQHERGRESGWDGGSSGFERVPPQDLDAEQSVLGGMLLSKDAIADVVEIIKGHDFYRPAHETVYTAILDLYAKGEPADPITVAAELVKRGEITKVGGAPYLHTLVQSVPTAANASYYAEIVHERAVLRRLVEAGTKITQMGYAADGDVDEIVNSAQAEIYAVTEQRTSEDYLPLGDIMEGALDEIEAIGSRSGEMTGVPTGFTDLDSLTNGLHPGQMIVIAARPAMGKSTLALDFARACSIKSNLPSVIFSLEMGRNEIAMRLLSAEARVALHHMRSGTMTDEDWTRLARRMPDVSAAPLYIDDSPNLSMMEIRAKCRRLKQRNDLKLVVIDYLQLMQSGGAKRAESRQQEVSDMSRNLKLLAKELELPVIALSQLNRGPEQRTDKKPMVSDLRESGSIEQDADMVILLHREDAYEKESPRAGEADLIVAKHRNGPTATITVAFQGHYSRFVDMAQT; from the coding sequence TTGGACGACCCCTGGACCGATATCGGTCCCAGTGACCGTCTGCCTGTGTCCCGTCAGCGCCGCGGAGAGGGCAGCAGAGGGCGCGACGAGCAGCACGAGCGCGGGCGGGAGAGCGGCTGGGACGGTGGCTCGTCCGGCTTCGAGCGGGTGCCCCCGCAGGATCTCGACGCGGAGCAGTCCGTTCTCGGCGGCATGCTGCTCTCCAAGGACGCCATCGCCGACGTCGTGGAGATCATCAAGGGGCACGACTTCTACCGCCCCGCTCACGAGACCGTCTACACGGCGATCCTCGATCTGTACGCCAAGGGCGAGCCGGCCGACCCGATCACGGTCGCGGCCGAACTGGTCAAGCGCGGCGAGATCACCAAGGTCGGCGGTGCTCCGTACCTGCACACGCTGGTCCAGTCGGTGCCGACCGCGGCCAATGCTTCGTACTACGCGGAGATCGTCCACGAGCGTGCCGTCCTCCGGCGCCTCGTCGAGGCCGGCACGAAGATCACGCAGATGGGGTATGCGGCCGACGGCGACGTCGACGAGATCGTCAACTCGGCACAGGCCGAGATCTACGCCGTCACCGAGCAGCGCACGAGCGAGGACTATCTGCCGCTCGGCGACATCATGGAGGGGGCGCTCGACGAGATCGAGGCCATCGGTTCGCGCAGCGGCGAGATGACCGGTGTGCCGACCGGGTTCACGGATCTCGACTCCTTGACCAACGGCCTGCACCCGGGTCAGATGATCGTCATCGCGGCGCGTCCGGCCATGGGTAAGTCCACGCTCGCCCTGGACTTCGCCCGCGCGTGTTCGATCAAGAGCAACCTGCCGAGCGTCATCTTCTCCCTCGAGATGGGTCGCAACGAGATCGCGATGCGCCTGTTGTCCGCCGAGGCCAGGGTCGCGCTTCACCACATGCGCTCCGGCACGATGACGGACGAGGACTGGACGAGACTGGCGCGGCGCATGCCGGACGTCTCGGCGGCCCCGCTGTACATCGACGACTCGCCGAACCTGTCCATGATGGAGATCCGGGCGAAATGCCGTCGCCTCAAGCAGCGCAACGACCTCAAGCTCGTGGTCATCGACTATCTGCAGCTGATGCAGTCCGGCGGTGCCAAGCGTGCCGAGAGCCGTCAGCAGGAGGTCTCGGACATGTCCCGTAACCTCAAGCTCCTCGCCAAGGAGCTGGAGCTTCCCGTCATCGCGCTCTCCCAGCTGAACCGTGGCCCCGAGCAGCGTACGGACAAGAAGCCCATGGTCTCCGACCTGCGTGAGTCCGGTTCCATCGAGCAGGACGCCGACATGGTGATCCTGCTGCACCGCGAGGACGCGTACGAGAAGGAGTCTCCGCGTGCGGGCGAGGCGGACCTGATCGTGGCCAAGCACCGTAACGGCCCGACGGCGACGATCACCGTGGCGTTCCAGGGCCACTACTCCCGCTTCGTGGACATGGCTCAGACCTGA
- the rplI gene encoding 50S ribosomal protein L9: MKIILTHEVTGLGAAGDVVDVKDGYARNYLVPRGFAIRWTKGGEKDVAQIRRARKIHEIATIEQANEIKAKLEAVKVRLAVRSGDAGRLFGSVTPADIASAIKSAGGPDVDKRRVELGSPIKTLGGYQVSVRLHPEVAAKLGIEVVAA; encoded by the coding sequence ATGAAGATCATCCTCACCCACGAGGTCACTGGCCTCGGTGCCGCCGGCGACGTCGTGGACGTCAAGGACGGGTACGCCCGTAACTACCTGGTTCCGCGTGGCTTCGCCATTCGCTGGACCAAGGGTGGCGAGAAGGACGTGGCGCAGATCCGCCGCGCCCGCAAGATCCACGAGATCGCGACGATCGAGCAGGCCAACGAGATCAAGGCCAAGCTCGAGGCCGTGAAGGTGCGTCTGGCAGTTCGCTCCGGCGACGCCGGCCGTCTCTTCGGCTCCGTCACCCCGGCAGACATCGCCTCGGCGATCAAGTCTGCCGGTGGTCCGGACGTCGACAAGCGTCGCGTCGAGCTCGGCTCGCCGATCAAGACGCTGGGCGGATATCAGGTGTCCGTCCGTCTGCACCCCGAGGTTGCCGCGAAGCTCGGTATCGAGGTCGTTGCTGCCTAA
- the rpsR gene encoding 30S ribosomal protein S18, with product MAKPPVRKPKKKVCAFCKDKTQYVDYKDTNMLRKFISDRGKIRARRVTGNCTQHQRDVATAVKNSREMALLPYTSTAR from the coding sequence ATGGCGAAGCCGCCTGTGCGCAAGCCTAAGAAGAAGGTCTGCGCGTTCTGCAAGGACAAGACCCAGTACGTGGACTACAAGGACACGAACATGCTGCGGAAGTTCATTTCCGACCGCGGCAAGATCCGTGCCCGCCGCGTCACCGGCAACTGCACGCAGCACCAGCGTGACGTCGCCACGGCAGTCAAGAACAGCCGTGAGATGGCGCTGCTGCCCTACACGTCCACCGCGCGATAA